The Agromyces mangrovi genome contains a region encoding:
- a CDS encoding acyltransferase family protein gives MATHADLISLQGGAHLLLAVAGYNLARFQLADVPGRTRVRRLLGGVGQVIVPAVVWIAVVALVSGKYSWSTALLVNNAVPGDGRWNEQWQFWFLEAMVWSTVGIAALLAVRPIDRLERRHPWAFATCVLAIALTARLALTGIEAEGVDRYSVAVVFWCIALGWVIARADSVGKRVAVSIAAIVATVGFFGQPEREAVVIAGVLLLVWVPHLRIPRALVPAVRLLAAASLFIYLTHWVVYPAWEQSAPIVGTVLSVAVGVAAWYAYRAARGLVRGRRATQDPDVPVGARSSSG, from the coding sequence GTGGCGACGCACGCCGACCTGATCTCCCTCCAGGGCGGGGCGCACCTGCTGCTGGCCGTGGCCGGCTACAACCTGGCCCGGTTCCAGCTGGCCGACGTCCCCGGCCGGACCCGCGTGCGGCGACTGCTCGGCGGCGTCGGCCAGGTGATCGTGCCGGCGGTGGTCTGGATCGCGGTCGTCGCACTCGTGAGCGGCAAGTACTCGTGGTCGACCGCGCTCCTCGTGAACAACGCCGTGCCCGGCGACGGGCGCTGGAACGAGCAATGGCAGTTCTGGTTCCTGGAGGCGATGGTGTGGTCGACGGTCGGTATCGCCGCCCTGCTGGCCGTGCGGCCGATCGATCGCCTCGAGCGACGCCACCCGTGGGCGTTCGCGACCTGCGTGCTCGCGATCGCGCTCACCGCGCGGCTCGCGCTCACCGGCATCGAGGCCGAGGGCGTCGACCGCTACTCCGTCGCAGTGGTGTTCTGGTGCATCGCCCTCGGCTGGGTGATCGCCCGCGCCGACTCCGTGGGGAAGCGGGTCGCCGTGTCGATCGCTGCGATCGTGGCGACCGTCGGGTTCTTCGGGCAGCCCGAGCGCGAGGCGGTCGTGATCGCCGGCGTGCTGCTGCTCGTGTGGGTGCCGCACCTGCGGATCCCGCGCGCGCTCGTGCCGGCCGTGCGGCTGCTCGCTGCGGCATCGCTCTTCATCTACCTGACCCACTGGGTGGTCTACCCGGCATGGGAGCAGTCGGCTCCCATCGTCGGCACGGTGCTCTCCGTCGCCGTGGGGGTCGCCGCGTGGTACGCGTATCGCGCGGCACGCGGGCTGGTGCGGGGTCGCCGAGCGACTCAGGACCCGGACGTGCCCGTCGGCGCCCGATCGTCGTCGGGGTAG